A genomic window from Paenibacillus sp. FSL K6-0276 includes:
- a CDS encoding heptaprenyl diphosphate synthase component 1, giving the protein MNKRIIIMSMASEAEMKPYCIPQLAKPYTDYDMIQKHTDLPPFSDGRGHLLYIFLNHASSAKGSAGELYTLVTALVQLGLDTHEVIDRSNDRQGGDPMRSRQLKVLAGDYFSSWFYHLLAKSDQIEMVGILSKAIADFNVLKANLYVKMRGIRLSAEQYLRHMVQLNMRLFLSFTPMIENSLVELWEKLLAEFSQCETVALELLRSDDPANAGNGYCYWKMMETATEEERKQLQDQNLDQKDWKMLKMKYKCDSQLTDKLHQSLQSIEGLLQSVKDESLLRELEIALDRFLLQMKISGQAAVEG; this is encoded by the coding sequence GTGAACAAACGAATTATTATAATGTCAATGGCTTCGGAGGCTGAAATGAAACCGTACTGCATACCGCAACTGGCTAAACCCTACACCGACTACGACATGATTCAGAAGCATACGGATTTGCCGCCGTTTTCTGATGGCCGGGGTCATTTGTTATATATTTTTCTAAACCACGCTTCTTCTGCAAAAGGAAGTGCTGGAGAGTTGTACACGCTTGTGACAGCGCTTGTTCAACTGGGTCTGGACACTCATGAGGTAATCGATCGTTCGAATGATAGACAGGGTGGAGACCCCATGCGTTCCCGTCAATTGAAGGTACTTGCTGGCGATTACTTCAGTAGCTGGTTTTATCATTTGCTTGCAAAGAGTGATCAAATTGAGATGGTTGGAATCTTGAGTAAGGCAATTGCAGATTTCAATGTCTTGAAAGCGAATCTCTACGTGAAGATGAGGGGAATACGCCTCTCGGCTGAACAATACTTGCGGCACATGGTACAGCTGAATATGCGGCTGTTCCTTTCTTTTACTCCTATGATTGAGAACTCCTTAGTGGAGCTGTGGGAGAAGCTGCTGGCTGAATTCAGTCAGTGTGAGACCGTAGCTCTAGAGCTTCTCCGTAGTGATGATCCCGCGAATGCAGGAAATGGCTATTGCTATTGGAAGATGATGGAGACTGCGACAGAGGAAGAACGCAAGCAGCTTCAAGACCAGAACCTTGATCAGAAGGACTGGAAGATGCTGAAAATGAAATATAAATGCGATTCTCAACTGACGGACAAGCTTCATCAATCGCTTCAGTCTATTGAGGGACTATTGCAAAGCGTTAAAGACGAGAGTTTGCTTAGAGAGCTAGAGATCGCGCTGGATCGTTTTCTCCTGCAGATGAAGATCTCAGGACAAGCAGCCGTGGAGGGTTAA